ATTTGCCCAGACTGTCAAAAACAATGATAAAGATATTCCAAGAGAGCCGTTAGGCTCTTTTTTGTGAGAAATTGCACTTTTCTATGGTCGCCACTAGATTTTTCACTGAAAATCTAGTAGAATAGAATAGATAAACGGGGGGAACCTCGGAGAATAAAAAGGAGATCCATCTAATGGTAAAATTGGTTTTTGCTCGCCACGGTGAGTCTGAATGGAACAAAGCTAACCTTTTCACTGGTTGGGCTGATGTTGATTTGTCTGAAAAAGGTACACAACAAGCGATCGACGCTGGTAAATTGATCAAAGAAGCTGGTATCGAATTTGACCAAGCATACACTTCAGTATTGAAACGTGCGATCAAAACAACAAACCTTGCGCTTGAAGCTTCTGACCAATTGTGGGTTCCAGTTGAAAAATCATGGCGCTTGAACGAACGTCACTACGGTGGTTTGACTGGTAAAAACAAAGCAGAAGCTGCTGAACAATTTGGTGATGAACAAGTTCACATCTGGCGTCGTTCATACGATGTATTGCCTCCTGCAATGGACCGTGATGATGAACACTCAGCACACACTGACCGTCGTTACGCTTCACTTGATGACTCAGTAATTCCAGATGCTGAAAACTTGAAAGTTACTTTGGAACGTGCCCTTCCATTCTGGGAAGATAAAATCGCTCCAGCTCTTAAAGATGGTAAAAACGTATTCGTAGGAGCACACGGTAACTCAATCCGTGCTCTTGTTAAACACATCAAACAATTGTCAGACGACGAAATCATGGATGTGGAAATCCCTAACTTCCCACCATTGGTATTCGAATTTGACGAAAAATTGAACGTTGTAAAAGAATACTATCTTGGAAAGTAAGATAGCGTGATTCGTTATCAATCATAGAAAGCTGACTTCGGTCAGCTTTTTTGTTCATCGCAAACCTAGCCGCTTTTGGGTTTTCAGCGCTCCCTAAAAGTGTTATAATAGAGTGTTACTAAATTGGGTTCCATTAGCCCTGAAAGGAAAAGAAACATGACAAAATCATTCTACATCACAACCCCTATCTATTACCCATCTGGTAAATTGCATATTGGTTCAGCATACACAACGATCGCCTGTGACGTCTTGGCGCGTTACAAACGTATGATGAACTACGATGTGTTCTACCTGACTGGTCTTGATGAGCACGGTCAAAAGATCCAGCAAAAAGCTGAAGAAGCTGGCATTACGCCGCAGGCTTATGTAGATGGGATGGCCGTTGGAGTGAAAGAACTCTGGCAATTACTCGATATCTCATATGATAAATTCATCCGTACGACAGACGATTACCATGAAAAAGTGGTGGCCCAGGTCTTTGAACGCTTGCTGGCGCAAGACGACATCTACCTTGGTGAATACTCTGGTTGGTACTCAGTATCTGATGAAGAGTTCTTTACAGAAAGCCAATTGGCTGAGGTCTACCGTGATGAGAATGGCAAGGTCATCGGTGGGGTAGCCCCATCAGGCCACGAAGTAGAATGGGTTTCTGAAGAATCTTATTTCCTTCGTCTCAGCAAATACCAAGACCGCTTGGTTGAATTTTTCAAATCCCAACCTGATTTCATCACGCCAGATGGCCGTCTCAATGAAATGTTGAAAAACTTCATCGAGCCAGGTTTGGAAGACTTGGCGGTATCTCGGACCACCTTTACCTGGGGTGTGCCAGTCCCATCTAATCCAAAACACGTGGTTTATGTATGGATCGATGCCCTTCTCAACTATGTGACCGCTCTTGGTTACGGTCAAGAAGATCATGAAAACTTTGACAAATTCTGGAACGGAACCGTCTTCCACATGGTTGGAAAAGACATCCTTCGTTTCCACTCCATTTACTGGCCGATCCTTCTCATGATGCTCGATATCAAATTGCCAGAGCGCTTGATTGCCCATGGTTGGTTTGTCATGAAAGACGGTAAGATGTCTAAGTCTAAAGGAAATGTCATCTACCCAGAAATGTTGGTGGAACGCTTTGGCTTGGATCCACTTCGTTACTACCTCATGCGCAGTTTGCCAGTTGGTTCAGATGGGACCTTCACACCAGAAGACTACGTGGCTCGCATCAACTATGAATTGGCCAATGACCTTGGAAACCTCCTCAACCGGACGGTAGCCATGATCAATAAATACTTTGGTGGTCAAGTTCCAGCTTATGTCGAAAATGTCACAGTATTTGATGCCGATTTGGCTAAGGTAGTTGAAGAAAACATCGCTGAATACCACAAGCAAATGAACGCGGTTGATTACCCACGCGCTTTGGAAGCCGTATGGAACATCATCTCTCGGACCAACAAGTACATCGATGAGACAGCTCCTTGGGTCCTCGCTAAAGAAGATGGGGATAAGGAACAATTGGCAGCGGTCATGGCTCACTTGGCAGCGAGCCTCCGTGTTGTGGCTCACTTGATCCAACCATTCATGATGAACACCTCAAATGCCATCATGGAACAACTTGGCTTGGGCTTGGACTTCGATCTTGAAAACTTGACCCTAGCAGGCTTCCCTGAAAATGTCACAGTGGTTGCCAAAGGAACTCCAATCTTCCCACGTCTCGACATGGAAGAAGAAATTGCCTACATCCAATCTCAAATGACTGCTGGCAAACCACAAGAAAAAGAATGGATTCCAGAAGAAGTAGAACTCAAGTCTGAAAAAGATGAGATCAAATTTGAAGACTTTGACAAGGTTGAAATCCGTGTAGCAGAAGTCAAAGAAGTGGAACGCGTCGAAGGATCAGACAAATTGCTTCGCTTCCGCCTAGATGCAGGAGATGGCGAAGACCGTCAAATCCTCTCTGGTATCGCGAAATTCTATCCAAATGAACAAGAATTGGTCGGCAAAAAACTCCAAATCGTGGCCAACCTTAAACCACGTAAGATGATGAAGAAATATGTCAGCCAAGGCATGATTCTTTCCGCAGAACACGGAGATCAATTAACAGTCTTAACAGTTGATCCATCTGTTCCAAATGGAAGCATCATTGGGTAAATGATAGAGAAAGAAAAAATCATCTAAAAAACTTTCCTTAGGTGAGTACGGACGTCAGCGAACTTCGAAGAAGTTCCATGACTTAGTTTTGGACCTAAGGTTCCAAAACTCCCGAGTGCTAGAAACACAATTGTTTCTA
Above is a window of Streptococcus sp. LPB0220 DNA encoding:
- the metG gene encoding methionine--tRNA ligase, which produces MTKSFYITTPIYYPSGKLHIGSAYTTIACDVLARYKRMMNYDVFYLTGLDEHGQKIQQKAEEAGITPQAYVDGMAVGVKELWQLLDISYDKFIRTTDDYHEKVVAQVFERLLAQDDIYLGEYSGWYSVSDEEFFTESQLAEVYRDENGKVIGGVAPSGHEVEWVSEESYFLRLSKYQDRLVEFFKSQPDFITPDGRLNEMLKNFIEPGLEDLAVSRTTFTWGVPVPSNPKHVVYVWIDALLNYVTALGYGQEDHENFDKFWNGTVFHMVGKDILRFHSIYWPILLMMLDIKLPERLIAHGWFVMKDGKMSKSKGNVIYPEMLVERFGLDPLRYYLMRSLPVGSDGTFTPEDYVARINYELANDLGNLLNRTVAMINKYFGGQVPAYVENVTVFDADLAKVVEENIAEYHKQMNAVDYPRALEAVWNIISRTNKYIDETAPWVLAKEDGDKEQLAAVMAHLAASLRVVAHLIQPFMMNTSNAIMEQLGLGLDFDLENLTLAGFPENVTVVAKGTPIFPRLDMEEEIAYIQSQMTAGKPQEKEWIPEEVELKSEKDEIKFEDFDKVEIRVAEVKEVERVEGSDKLLRFRLDAGDGEDRQILSGIAKFYPNEQELVGKKLQIVANLKPRKMMKKYVSQGMILSAEHGDQLTVLTVDPSVPNGSIIG
- a CDS encoding phosphoglycerate mutase; protein product: MVKLVFARHGESEWNKANLFTGWADVDLSEKGTQQAIDAGKLIKEAGIEFDQAYTSVLKRAIKTTNLALEASDQLWVPVEKSWRLNERHYGGLTGKNKAEAAEQFGDEQVHIWRRSYDVLPPAMDRDDEHSAHTDRRYASLDDSVIPDAENLKVTLERALPFWEDKIAPALKDGKNVFVGAHGNSIRALVKHIKQLSDDEIMDVEIPNFPPLVFEFDEKLNVVKEYYLGK